Genomic segment of Sphingopyxis sp. QXT-31:
GCGGCGCTCGACAATGGTCGCGCCAATATCCAGGTCCATGGCGGCATCGGCATGACCGACGAAGCGGCGGCGCACCTGCCGCTGAAACGCGCGCATCTGCTCCAGTTCATTGCGCCCGCGGCGCGTGAAACCTTGCTGGCCTGATACGATGTCAGTCGTCGACGATGGCTTGGAACTCGCGTTCGAGCCATTGCCGCAGCCGCGGCTCGACGCGCCCTGCGAATTCGGCGAGCGGGAGCTGGTCGCGATAGGCGAAGAAGCCGAGCGAGACCATCATGAAGCGCGCCGCCTTCACATCGGCGCTCGCGCCGCCGAACCAGTGTTTGAGCGGCTCAAACACCCGGTCGCGGAGCAGTCTTTGAGCAATCGCGCGCGCCTCGCGATCCGACGCGGCGCTGAACATCATAGGCAGCGGGCTGACGCGGTCGTCCTCGTCGGCGAAGCGCGCGACGATCATCTTTCCGAACTGGTCCTTGGGCAGGTCGGTCATCAGCCGCGGGTCGAGCGCCGCGTCGAGCGCCGCCTCGAAC
This window contains:
- a CDS encoding TetR/AcrR family transcriptional regulator, with product MQTTIEAPARDADRTRAAILFAAQQVFAAKGFAEAGVRDITALAGVNPSLVSRYFGGKLKLFEAALDAALDPRLMTDLPKDQFGKMIVARFADEDDRVSPLPMMFSAASDREARAIAQRLLRDRVFEPLKHWFGGASADVKAARFMMVSLGFFAYRDQLPLAEFAGRVEPRLRQWLEREFQAIVDD